CGATGGACTTACCGGTATAGCGTCCGGCATAAGCTTGCTCGCCATTGATGAGCACTTGCATCTTATAAGGTGATTTTTCTGTTGGGAAGGATACACGCAGGTCGCGCACCGCCGTAAAATCATCTTGCTGCCAACGATATTTCTGCCCGTCTTCCGTTTCCGCGACGACTTGCAGCACAAACGGGCCGCGGTCTTCTTCGCGTTGGGGCAAATTAAAGCGAATCCAGACGCCGCCCGCCTCGCAAATTGCGCGGTCAATGAAGAGACGCTTGTTATTAAACAGATGATAATCCGAGCGACGTGTGATCTTCTCCCGCCAGCGCTGCCAGGTTTTGGCATCCAACAGGCGGTGCAACGTCTCATATTCACCTTGTGAGCGCATCCAGATGAGCTGCAAAGCTTCCAAGCCGATCTTCTCTGGCAGTAGCACCTGAGCCTCTCTCAGGCGCAGAATTTCGTCTTTTTCATCGGCAGTGAACCAGCCATCATGGTAAATGCGATCAAACGGTAACTCTTTAAAGTAGGATGCCGTCTTATAGGTCTTGCCCGTCTGCGCCGGGTTGCCATTGCTAAAGCGCGATTCCGTATGCAACAGCACCGCTTCCATATCAAACAGCAGATAGGCCATGATGCCGTTATGCGCCCCCCGCTTATTCACGGGACCAAAGCCCTCCGCAAAGAAGGCTTCCGGCGTCCGTGGGCGGAAGTAAAAGCGCACATAGCGCGACCAGCGCCCTTTGGCCTTGCCTGTAAAGGCCGGGGCGCGTAGCTCGCCTTGCTTCAACGTTTCGACAAGCGTCGGCATATCGAGGTAGGTAAAGACAAAATAAGGCCACCATGCCCTTGCGCCTAACCAATCTTCAGCCCGCAAATCGCGCAGCACTTTACGAAAAGCTGCGGCATCACGCTTTTCATCTGCGTTGCGGTTATCAATCGAAACCCCGTTTGATTTATAAGGCGTGGGGGATGTTGATGTATCTTCACGCGGGTTAAAGGCAGTGCCGGAGGTCATATCGCTGACCAGATCACGGAAGAGCGCATCATAACGCACGGAATCCGTAAAATCGAGATAGTTCAGATGCTCCAACGTCAGGGGGATTTCACTATCAGCCTGCAAGCGCAGCGGAATAATCCGTTTGCCCTTGCGGATAGCCCGTAGTTGCTCTGCACGGCACCACTGCGATTCATAAGAGGCATGGCTCATCAAGGCCAGGGCCACATCACAGTGCTCAATCGCGTTTTCGATCTGCTGCGCCCAATTCACGCCACCGGGGATTTCATTGGTATCCAGCCACACACTGTGGCCCAGGCGCTGTAAATCATCACGCAACCGCATCGCCAGTTCGCGTCCATCACGGCGACCATAGGAGATGAAGATGTTCATTGTTGTGGGTGGCATGTAGGGTTACTCCTATAGATCATCCTACGATGTGGTCGTTGCTGGTTTGTCTGGTGTAGATTCATCCGACACAGATTCATCCGACGCGGGCTTGTCAGCTTCAGGCTTGTCAGATATGTCTAAAGACGGTTTCTCAGATAAGGATTTGTCGGGTGCTGCGTTAATCTTAGCATTGTCGTTATCAGATGCAGTGGGGTTATCAGGCGTAGCAGCATCGGATACACGCTTATCACCGTCAGCCTTATCTAACGTTGATTTATCCAGCGCGGGTTTAATCTCCGCTGACTTATTGGACGTTGCATTATCCGGGGCGGGCTTATTAGACACAGCATCCACCGACTTAGCATTGTCGTTATCAGATGCAGTAGGTTTGTGAGGCGTAGCAGCATCGAATACACGCTTATCACCATCAGACTTATCTAACGTTGATTGATCCAGCGCGGGTTTAATCTCTGCTGGCTTATCCGGTGCTGATTTATCCG
The Phototrophicus methaneseepsis DNA segment above includes these coding regions:
- a CDS encoding DarT ssDNA thymidine ADP-ribosyltransferase family protein; its protein translation is MPPTTMNIFISYGRRDGRELAMRLRDDLQRLGHSVWLDTNEIPGGVNWAQQIENAIEHCDVALALMSHASYESQWCRAEQLRAIRKGKRIIPLRLQADSEIPLTLEHLNYLDFTDSVRYDALFRDLVSDMTSGTAFNPREDTSTSPTPYKSNGVSIDNRNADEKRDAAAFRKVLRDLRAEDWLGARAWWPYFVFTYLDMPTLVETLKQGELRAPAFTGKAKGRWSRYVRFYFRPRTPEAFFAEGFGPVNKRGAHNGIMAYLLFDMEAVLLHTESRFSNGNPAQTGKTYKTASYFKELPFDRIYHDGWFTADEKDEILRLREAQVLLPEKIGLEALQLIWMRSQGEYETLHRLLDAKTWQRWREKITRRSDYHLFNNKRLFIDRAICEAGGVWIRFNLPQREEDRGPFVLQVVAETEDGQKYRWQQDDFTAVRDLRVSFPTEKSPYKMQVLINGEQAYAGRYTGKSIVLV